A single window of Periophthalmus magnuspinnatus isolate fPerMag1 chromosome 22, fPerMag1.2.pri, whole genome shotgun sequence DNA harbors:
- the LOC117390265 gene encoding gamma-aminobutyric acid receptor subunit rho-1, which yields MQVDAVLALLCVWFVSGATGKMSQTRGHKLETYKQSRSRREARMDDAGGRKTGGPIYKRSPDMTKSLMTKSEQLLRIDDHDFTMRPAFGGPPIPVGVDVQVESLDTISEVDMDFTMTLYLRHYWKDERLSFPSTNNQSMTFDSRLVKKIWVPDMFFVHSKRSFIHDTTTDNVMLRVYPDGNVLYSLRVTVTAMCNMDLSRFPLDTQTCSLEIESYAYTDDDLMLYWKKGNESLNTDDRISLSQFLIQKFHTTTKLAFYSSTGWYNRLYIHFTLRRHIFFFLLQTYFPATLMVMLSWVSFWIDRRAVPARVPLGITTVLTMSTIITGVNASMPRVSYIKAVDIYLWVSFVFVFLSVIEYAAVNYLSTVQERKERKLRERLPCTCGIGNPDEIMIDPQITGYGSMDPNTTGHYGMPENGGRQERMLAQVALSDPQLTGHVKARGYVNIWIDTHAIDKYSRVVFPGAYILFNIIYWSIYS from the exons ATGCAGGTGGATGCTGTGCTGGCGCTGCTCTGTGTTTGGTTCGTCTCCGGAGCCACAGGGAAGATGAGCCAGACCAGGGGTCACAAGCTGGAAACCTACAAACAAAGCAG GTCACGAAGAGAAGCTCGCATGGATGACGCTGGAGGCCGCAAAACTGGAGG TCCCATCTACAAACGCAGTCCGGACATGACCAAGTCGCTGATGACTAAATCTGAGCAGCTTCTGAGAATAGACGATCATGACTTCACCATGAGGCCTGCTTTCGGAG GTCCTCCCATTCCTGTTGGAGTAGATGTCCAGGTTGAAAGTCTGGACACAATCTCAGAGGTGGATATG GACTTCACCATGACCCTGTACCTGCGTCACTACTGGAAGGACGAGCGGCTGTCATTCCCAAGCACCAATAACCAGAGCATGACATTTGACTCACGGCTGGTGAAGAAGATCTGGGTGCCTGACATGTTCTTCGTGCACTCCAAACGCTCTTTCATTCACGACACCACCACGGACAACGTGATGCTGCGCGTCTACCCCGATGGGAACGTGCTCTACAGCCTCAG AGTCACAGTTACAGCGATGTGCAATATGGACCTGAGCCGCTTCCCCCTGGACACACAAACGTGCTCGCTGGAGATTGAGAGCT atGCATACACAGACGATGACCTCATGCTTTACTGGAAAAAAGGCAACGAGTCTCTGAATACTGATGACAGAATCTCTCTGTCCCAGTTTCTCATTCAGAAGTTCCACACCACCACCAAGCTGGCCTTTTACAGCAGCACAG GTTGGTATAATCGTCTCTACATCCACTTCACTCTGAGGCGCCacatcttcttcttcctgctGCAGACGTACTTCCCGGCCACGCTCATGGTCATGCTGTCCTGGGTGTCCTTCTGGATCGACCGGAGAGCTGTGCCTGCCAGGGTGCCTCTAG GCATAACCACGGTGCTGACCATGTCCACCATCATCACGGGGGTGAACGCCTCCATGCCGCGGGTGTCCTACATTAAAGCTGTGGACATCTATCTGTGGGTCAGCTTCGTCTTTGTGTTTCTGTCGGTCATAGAGTACGCTGCGGTCAACTACCTCTCCACTGTgcaggagaggaaagaaaggaagcTACGTGAGAGG TTGCCATGCACGTGTGGTATCGGCAATCCGGACGAGATAATGATAGACCCCCAGATCACGGGCTACGGCTCAATGGACCCTAACACCACAGGGCATTATGGGATGCCTGAGAACGGCGGGCGACAGGAGCGCATGTTAGCCCAAGTAGCACTGAGCGACCCGCAGCTCACCGGCCACGTGAAAGCGAGGGGCTACGTGAACATTTGGATCGACACACACGCCATAGACAAGTACTCCAGAGTGGTCTTTCCCGGAGCGTACATTCTCTTTAATATCATCTACTGGTCCATATATTCCTAA